In Bacteroidia bacterium, one genomic interval encodes:
- a CDS encoding amidohydrolase: protein MRYNLLILKLLFTILFMACTSKEKVDLIIHDATIYTVDSGFSQVSAFAVKDGRFVATGPDEEILERYEADEILDMQGKFIYPGLIDAHCHFYWFGINLSELDLVGTKSWDDVVQRVKQYGDENSQGWILGRGWDQNDWPVKEFPENRKLDSLFPDRPVFIRRIDGHAAIANTHALKLAGIDSTTSVDGGEIGMRDGLLTGILVDNAMELVQAVVPRASAQRNIEALTSAEERCFEVGLTSVGDAGLDKAKIDLIDSLQKNSKLRMRIYAMLTPDEQNIEHYYKNGPYKTERLNVRSFKFYADGALGSYGAALLEGYADQPGKNGFLLQDPGYYVKFAQEMKELGFQMNTHAIGDRANKLILDIYGDALGEGNDRRWRIEHCQVISVEDFPKFGKFNIIPSVQPTHATSDMYWAADRLGNERVEYAYAWQDLQKSAGLVAGGSDFPIEDINPLFGFYAAVARKDKDGFPPEGFQPGNALTREQALRAMTIWAAYAAFEETEKGSIETGKFADFVVFEEDLMTAPEDSLWQLQVSQTWLGGEQVFIRK from the coding sequence ATGCGGTATAACCTGCTCATCCTGAAACTCCTGTTTACAATTTTATTCATGGCCTGCACTTCCAAAGAAAAAGTAGATCTCATTATTCACGATGCAACCATTTATACGGTAGACAGCGGCTTTTCCCAGGTTTCTGCCTTTGCGGTAAAGGATGGAAGATTTGTGGCTACCGGCCCTGACGAAGAAATCCTTGAGCGATATGAGGCTGACGAAATCCTTGATATGCAGGGCAAATTCATTTATCCGGGACTGATTGACGCACATTGCCATTTCTACTGGTTCGGGATCAATCTCTCTGAACTCGACCTGGTGGGAACAAAGTCATGGGATGACGTGGTACAGCGCGTAAAGCAATATGGCGATGAGAACAGCCAGGGATGGATATTAGGACGCGGGTGGGATCAGAATGACTGGCCGGTAAAAGAATTTCCGGAAAACAGGAAGCTGGACAGCCTCTTTCCTGACCGCCCGGTTTTCATCAGGCGCATTGACGGCCATGCAGCAATCGCGAATACACACGCCCTGAAGCTCGCAGGAATTGATTCCACAACCTCCGTGGATGGTGGTGAGATAGGCATGAGAGATGGTCTCCTCACAGGGATTCTGGTAGATAATGCTATGGAACTGGTGCAGGCAGTGGTACCCCGGGCGTCTGCACAAAGAAATATTGAAGCGCTGACGAGTGCAGAGGAAAGATGCTTTGAGGTTGGCCTCACTTCAGTAGGCGATGCGGGCCTGGATAAAGCAAAGATTGACCTGATAGATTCGCTGCAAAAAAACTCAAAACTCAGGATGCGCATCTATGCAATGCTTACGCCTGATGAACAAAATATTGAGCATTATTATAAAAACGGACCTTATAAAACGGAGCGCCTGAATGTACGCTCCTTTAAGTTTTATGCAGATGGCGCCCTCGGCTCTTATGGTGCGGCACTATTGGAAGGATATGCTGACCAGCCCGGCAAGAACGGCTTCCTTCTGCAAGACCCCGGCTATTATGTGAAGTTCGCGCAGGAGATGAAGGAACTGGGATTCCAGATGAATACACATGCAATTGGAGACCGTGCAAACAAGCTCATTCTTGATATTTATGGAGATGCCCTGGGCGAAGGAAATGACAGGCGCTGGCGTATTGAGCATTGCCAGGTGATCAGTGTGGAGGATTTTCCCAAATTCGGCAAATTCAATATCATCCCATCCGTGCAACCTACGCATGCCACCTCAGATATGTATTGGGCGGCTGACAGGCTTGGCAATGAACGCGTTGAGTATGCTTACGCCTGGCAGGACCTGCAAAAGTCGGCAGGCCTGGTGGCAGGAGGTAGCGATTTCCCGATTGAGGATATCAACCCCTTGTTTGGTTTCTATGCGGCTGTGGCACGAAAAGACAAGGACGGCTTTCCACCCGAAGGATTCCAGCCCGGAAATGCACTGACACGGGAGCAAGCTCTGCGCGCCATGACTATCTGGGCAGCTTATGCCGCATTTGAAGAGACGGAAAAAGGCAGCATTGAAACTGGAAAATTCGCTGATTTCGTGGTTTTTGAGGAAGACCTTATGACGGCTCCTGAAGATTCACTCTGGCAATTGCAGGTGTCTCAAACCTGGCTGGGAGGCGAACAGGTGTTCATCCGTAAGTAG
- a CDS encoding TRL domain-containing protein: MKMKNILLAILFATGLSSCSVGLPLQVTDNSVGTKVGKASYSVILGFIRPMDADIGIAQAAENGRIEKVATVDFHIKAGIFKTTYTTVVTGE; encoded by the coding sequence ATGAAAATGAAAAACATACTATTAGCTATTTTATTTGCAACAGGACTTTCATCTTGTTCTGTGGGCTTACCACTTCAGGTTACTGACAATTCAGTAGGTACAAAAGTGGGCAAAGCAAGTTACTCAGTAATTCTTGGCTTTATCCGTCCTATGGACGCAGATATTGGAATAGCCCAGGCTGCTGAAAATGGCCGCATTGAAAAGGTCGCAACGGTGGACTTTCATATTAAAGCCGGGATTTTTAAAACCACCTATACCACAGTGGTAACTGGCGAGTAA
- a CDS encoding TRL domain-containing protein, whose amino-acid sequence MKSIKVIILGLMIAGFTSSCSTTLPLQATNNSIASKTGVSSNTCLLSTRYYNPASGGTMPSSLRMISNGLCFNGNYGIREAAEDAGISQVATVDLKVTNYVLWLKWELVVTGE is encoded by the coding sequence ATGAAATCAATAAAAGTAATAATACTCGGACTGATGATAGCAGGATTTACTTCATCTTGCAGTACCACCCTGCCACTTCAGGCTACGAACAATTCCATTGCATCAAAAACAGGTGTTTCTTCTAACACTTGCCTTTTGTCTACGCGCTATTATAATCCTGCTTCAGGAGGAACCATGCCTTCATCATTGAGAATGATCAGCAACGGCCTGTGCTTCAATGGTAACTATGGTATTCGTGAGGCTGCTGAAGATGCAGGAATTTCTCAAGTCGCCACGGTTGACCTGAAGGTGACGAATTATGTATTGTGGCTGAAATGGGAATTAGTTGTAACCGGTGAATAA
- the lepB gene encoding signal peptidase I, with the protein MEAGTIVYIILLIIWIVPSAIGLWKLFEKAGEAGWKAIVPIYNAVIWLQLIGRPVWWIIMLFIPVVGLLVLAVMIIDLIKSFGKFGLGAQLAAIFFPFIYLPYLAFSDARYYGKGSKLERPGGKRSEAREWADAIIFALIAATVIRWFLIEAFTIPSSSMEKSLLIGDFLFVSKVHYGPRIPNTPLSFPLVHNTLPVFGTKSYIELLQLPYNRLPGFRDVERMEAVVFNYPREDGRPVDKKDNYIKRCVGIPGDSLSIVDQMIHIDGVALPQPEESQFTFEVVTEQPIFNKRMLRKYDITEYQALNSTNYQIKMTEVAAAEIAAIPVVKDVKKIVLPKGFKQPEIYPFEPELQWNIDNYGPVYLPRKGDRIAMTVHNYHVYERPIKVYEDNPSLELRDSIVYLNGQPLEEYEFKMGYYWMMGDNRHNSLDSRMWGFVPENHIVGKPLFIWMSWDTDGGGLSKIRWGRLFNLIH; encoded by the coding sequence ATGGAAGCAGGTACTATTGTTTACATAATCTTATTGATAATATGGATCGTTCCCTCTGCCATCGGGCTGTGGAAGCTTTTTGAAAAGGCAGGAGAGGCGGGATGGAAAGCCATTGTACCCATCTATAATGCCGTGATTTGGCTGCAACTTATTGGCCGCCCGGTTTGGTGGATCATCATGCTATTTATTCCTGTGGTGGGTCTGCTGGTGCTGGCAGTGATGATCATTGACCTCATCAAATCTTTCGGAAAATTCGGGCTCGGAGCACAATTGGCCGCCATATTCTTCCCCTTTATATACCTGCCCTACCTGGCCTTCTCTGATGCGCGATATTACGGAAAGGGAAGCAAGCTGGAACGTCCGGGCGGCAAACGCTCTGAAGCAAGGGAGTGGGCTGATGCCATCATCTTTGCATTGATCGCTGCCACCGTGATCCGTTGGTTCCTGATAGAAGCATTTACTATTCCTTCATCATCCATGGAAAAGTCTCTGTTGATCGGGGATTTTCTGTTTGTGAGCAAAGTACATTATGGGCCGCGCATCCCGAATACGCCTCTTTCCTTTCCGCTGGTGCATAATACGTTGCCGGTTTTCGGGACCAAATCCTATATTGAATTGCTGCAACTTCCCTATAACCGCTTGCCGGGCTTTCGCGATGTGGAGCGGATGGAAGCCGTGGTCTTTAATTATCCACGCGAAGATGGCCGGCCTGTAGATAAAAAGGACAACTACATCAAGCGATGTGTCGGCATTCCGGGCGATTCACTGAGTATTGTGGACCAGATGATACACATTGACGGAGTAGCGTTGCCGCAGCCGGAAGAATCACAGTTTACTTTTGAGGTGGTGACGGAGCAGCCGATCTTCAATAAGAGGATGCTGCGCAAATATGACATTACAGAATATCAGGCTTTGAACAGCACCAACTATCAAATTAAGATGACAGAAGTCGCGGCTGCAGAGATTGCAGCTATTCCGGTGGTCAAGGATGTCAAGAAGATTGTATTGCCTAAAGGATTCAAGCAGCCTGAGATTTATCCCTTTGAGCCGGAGCTGCAATGGAATATTGACAACTATGGTCCGGTATATCTTCCACGGAAAGGAGATAGAATAGCAATGACCGTTCACAACTATCATGTTTATGAGCGGCCGATAAAAGTGTACGAAGACAATCCGTCTCTGGAACTGCGCGACAGCATCGTCTATCTCAATGGGCAGCCGCTTGAGGAGTATGAGTTTAAGATGGGCTATTACTGGATGATGGGAGATAACCGTCACAACTCCCTGGATTCACGCATGTGGGGCTTTGTGCCGGAGAACCATATCGTTGGCAAACCTCTCTTTATATGGATGTCCTGGGATACTGATGGTGGAGGACTTAGCAAGATCAGGTGGGGCCGGCTCTTCAATTTGATCCACTAG
- the dapB gene encoding 4-hydroxy-tetrahydrodipicolinate reductase — translation MKIILLGYGKMGKEVEQVALERNHTILHRIDNAAQTTSEKLAEADAVIEFTTPDAAPDNILKCIEAGIPVVAGTTGWYDRFDEVSNACKKKNAAMLTATNFSLGVNILFRINEELAAIMDRYPNYEARIRETHHTQKLDAPSGTAVTLANAILQNSNTKKRWKGFMQGDKAQAEGAVLPVVSIREGDVKGIHEVSYRSAIDELVIRHEAFSRKGFALGAVLAAEWLIGKTGVFTMRDVIS, via the coding sequence GTGAAGATCATCTTACTCGGATATGGCAAAATGGGCAAAGAAGTGGAACAAGTGGCCCTCGAAAGAAACCATACCATATTGCACCGGATTGATAACGCTGCGCAAACAACAAGTGAAAAGCTCGCGGAAGCTGATGCGGTCATTGAATTTACTACGCCAGATGCGGCCCCCGACAATATCCTGAAATGCATCGAAGCCGGGATACCCGTGGTGGCAGGGACAACCGGCTGGTACGACCGTTTTGACGAGGTAAGCAATGCGTGCAAAAAGAAAAACGCAGCCATGCTCACCGCCACGAATTTCAGCCTGGGCGTAAATATTCTTTTTCGTATTAATGAAGAGTTGGCGGCAATCATGGATCGATATCCAAATTACGAGGCCAGGATCAGGGAGACCCATCATACTCAGAAGCTGGATGCACCAAGTGGAACTGCCGTGACACTGGCCAATGCTATTCTTCAAAATTCAAATACTAAAAAGCGCTGGAAAGGGTTTATGCAAGGCGATAAAGCACAAGCAGAAGGTGCGGTGTTGCCGGTGGTCTCGATCCGGGAAGGAGACGTGAAAGGGATCCATGAGGTGAGCTATCGCTCTGCCATTGATGAATTAGTCATCAGGCACGAAGCCTTCAGCCGGAAAGGATTTGCCCTGGGCGCGGTGCTGGCTGCAGAGTGGCTGATCGGCAAAACCGGGGTATTCACAATGAGAGACGTAATTAGTTAA
- a CDS encoding DUF5683 domain-containing protein has protein sequence MKKCLLLLLLLGFSVASSAQQHFSSLSDPEPSYLSEDPKPKKDSLTPDQKRAKRIAIQSAVLPGWGQFSNKKYWKIPIIYAGAVGLGLVIDYNHGLYKEYKKSLLIRLNNDTTSIDPRPDLSDNAVIAGRDVYRRGRDFAIIISAVVYLLNIADAYVDAHLSTFDVSDDLSLGLGQPLQPNLGNIAPPSQLTVSLKIKLGK, from the coding sequence TTGAAAAAATGCCTTTTGTTATTGCTTCTGCTGGGCTTTTCCGTAGCCTCTTCAGCACAGCAACATTTCAGTTCACTTTCAGATCCGGAACCCTCTTATCTTTCTGAAGATCCTAAGCCAAAAAAGGATTCGCTGACGCCTGACCAAAAAAGGGCGAAGCGGATCGCGATTCAAAGTGCGGTCCTTCCGGGATGGGGTCAGTTCAGCAATAAAAAGTACTGGAAGATCCCGATCATTTATGCCGGGGCCGTAGGTCTGGGGCTGGTTATTGACTACAACCACGGACTTTATAAGGAGTATAAAAAGTCGCTTCTCATTAGGCTTAATAACGATACTACAAGCATAGATCCGCGACCGGATCTTTCTGATAATGCAGTGATAGCTGGCCGGGATGTATATCGCAGAGGCCGGGATTTCGCCATCATCATTTCGGCTGTGGTTTACCTGCTCAATATTGCCGATGCCTATGTGGACGCGCACCTGAGCACCTTTGATGTTTCGGACGATCTGTCGCTTGGACTGGGGCAGCCCCTTCAGCCGAATTTAGGTAATATTGCACCCCCTTCGCAGTTAACTGTGAGCCTCAAAATCAAATTAGGAAAGTGA
- a CDS encoding ParB/RepB/Spo0J family partition protein, with product MTTIGKRTALGKGLTALLENSNTDPTGRNPMPVNSISEIPVNEIEANPFQPRGAFDEEALQELTDSIKVHGLIQPITVRKVGYGKYQLISGERRLRASIRAGLKKLPAYMRIANDQEMLEMALIENIQRQELNALEVAMSFQRLLEECSLKQDELAERVGKKRSTVANYMRLLKLPHELQAALRDDKISMGHARALINVDDPALQLEFLNEIVDKGLSVRAAEQLVQKSREAAPAAASQPATQRKLQDKDDFQLWRYEIWERRLGKGLDRKVKIKAQKGEKGEILIPFTSEEDLQKITDMLGN from the coding sequence ATGACCACAATAGGGAAAAGAACAGCTTTGGGAAAAGGACTGACAGCTTTATTAGAAAACAGCAACACTGATCCCACCGGACGCAATCCGATGCCGGTGAATTCTATTTCTGAAATTCCTGTAAATGAAATTGAGGCAAATCCTTTTCAGCCTCGTGGAGCTTTTGACGAGGAAGCGCTTCAGGAGCTTACGGATTCAATTAAAGTACATGGCCTCATACAGCCGATTACCGTAAGAAAGGTGGGGTATGGAAAATACCAGCTCATTTCCGGAGAGCGAAGATTACGGGCAAGCATCAGAGCCGGGTTGAAGAAGCTTCCGGCATACATGCGCATAGCGAACGATCAGGAGATGCTGGAAATGGCGCTCATCGAAAATATTCAGCGGCAGGAACTGAATGCGCTGGAGGTAGCCATGAGTTTTCAGCGGCTGCTGGAAGAGTGCAGTCTGAAGCAGGATGAACTTGCCGAACGCGTGGGTAAAAAGCGGAGTACCGTAGCCAACTACATGCGCCTGCTGAAACTGCCGCACGAATTACAGGCGGCCCTGCGCGATGACAAAATTTCGATGGGACATGCACGCGCACTTATTAACGTGGATGATCCTGCGTTGCAGTTGGAATTCCTGAATGAGATCGTTGACAAAGGATTGTCAGTACGTGCGGCTGAGCAGCTTGTGCAAAAAAGCCGGGAAGCCGCTCCGGCTGCCGCCTCACAACCGGCCACACAGCGAAAGCTACAGGATAAGGATGACTTCCAACTGTGGCGATATGAAATCTGGGAAAGGCGTCTCGGCAAAGGCCTGGACCGCAAAGTGAAGATCAAGGCACAGAAAGGTGAGAAGGGAGAAATTCTGATTCCTTTTACTTCTGAAGAGGATTTGCAGAAGATTACTGATATGCTTGGAAACTAA
- a CDS encoding AAA family ATPase has product MGKIIALANQKGGVGKTTTAVNLAASFAALEFKTLLIDADPQANATSGVGYDPRTVQTSIYECIINNLHPREAIINTEIEYLHLIPSHIDLVGAEIELINMPERERMMKKSIAQVKDDYDFILIDCSPSLGIITVNALTAADSVLVPVQCEYFALEGLGKLLNTIKIVQSNLNPDLEIEGILLTMYDARLNLSNQVVNEVKTHFQQLVFNTIIQRNVRLSEAPSFGLPVILHDVSSKGAVNYLHLAKEIMIKNGLSSSAQVHQVNAN; this is encoded by the coding sequence ATGGGTAAGATAATCGCGCTGGCAAATCAAAAAGGTGGAGTAGGTAAAACCACCACGGCTGTGAACCTTGCAGCCAGTTTTGCTGCCCTGGAATTTAAAACATTACTTATAGATGCTGATCCCCAGGCCAATGCCACCTCAGGCGTAGGTTACGATCCCCGCACCGTTCAGACGAGCATTTATGAGTGCATCATCAACAACCTGCATCCCCGTGAGGCCATTATCAATACAGAGATTGAATATCTGCACCTCATCCCTTCTCACATAGATCTGGTGGGCGCTGAGATAGAACTCATCAATATGCCGGAACGGGAGCGAATGATGAAAAAGAGCATTGCACAGGTGAAAGATGATTACGATTTCATCCTGATAGATTGTTCTCCGTCACTCGGCATTATTACGGTAAATGCACTCACTGCGGCCGATTCGGTGCTCGTCCCCGTACAGTGCGAATATTTTGCTTTGGAAGGTTTGGGCAAACTCCTCAACACGATCAAGATCGTACAGAGCAACCTGAATCCCGACCTCGAAATTGAAGGCATTCTGCTTACTATGTATGATGCGCGCCTTAATTTGAGCAACCAGGTGGTGAACGAAGTAAAGACCCATTTTCAGCAACTCGTATTTAATACCATCATTCAAAGAAACGTGCGGCTGAGCGAGGCGCCAAGCTTTGGCCTGCCGGTGATCCTGCATGATGTGAGTTCAAAAGGAGCCGTGAATTATCTCCATCTGGCCAAGGAGATCATGATAAAAAACGGCCTGAGTTCCAGTGCTCAGGTACACCAAGTAAACGCAAATTAA